Proteins encoded in a region of the Paenibacillus pedocola genome:
- a CDS encoding metal ABC transporter ATP-binding protein produces MILSSMRDVVFGYGEEPVIDGLSLDITAGQFIGITGPNGAAKTTLLKLMLGLLRPWSGMVTLNNELAADGRLEIGYVPQQVASFNAGFPSKVIELVRSGCYGRLGLFRRFTQEQEALVESCLRQVDMWNYRDRRIGELSGGQKQRICIARALAQQPQVLVLDEPATGMDLESRTGFYGLMRHYVNAHGRTVIMVTHGLEETSPYLDSIISLERKEQEGWTCLVTNSCSAHFGPGA; encoded by the coding sequence ATGATTTTGTCATCAATGCGGGATGTAGTATTCGGTTACGGAGAGGAGCCTGTCATCGACGGTCTGTCACTAGATATTACAGCAGGACAGTTTATCGGGATTACCGGCCCGAACGGGGCAGCGAAGACTACACTGCTAAAGCTGATGCTGGGACTGCTCCGTCCGTGGAGCGGAATGGTTACCTTAAACAATGAGCTGGCTGCGGATGGCAGGCTTGAGATCGGCTACGTTCCGCAGCAGGTCGCATCCTTCAATGCCGGATTTCCCAGCAAGGTGATTGAGCTGGTCCGTTCCGGCTGCTACGGCCGGCTGGGGCTGTTCCGGCGCTTCACGCAGGAGCAGGAGGCGCTTGTGGAGAGCTGCCTGCGGCAGGTTGATATGTGGAATTACCGCGACCGCAGAATCGGCGAATTATCCGGCGGGCAGAAGCAGCGGATCTGCATCGCCCGGGCGCTTGCCCAGCAGCCGCAGGTGCTGGTGCTGGACGAACCGGCAACGGGTATGGATCTGGAGAGCCGTACCGGCTTCTATGGACTCATGCGTCATTATGTAAATGCGCATGGCCGGACGGTAATTATGGTCACTCATGGCCTGGAAGAAACAAGCCCCTATCTGGATAGCATCATCAGCCTGGAGCGGAAGGAGCAGGAGGGCTGGACATGTTTAGTTACGAATTCATGCAGCGCGCATTTTGGGCCGGGGGCCTGA
- a CDS encoding metal ABC transporter permease gives MDMFSYEFMQRAFWAGGLIGIIGPLLGVYLMLRRQVLMADTLSHVSLAGVALGTVLQLNPALSGFAVAVTGGIVIEQLRRSYRTYSELPVAIIMTSGLALAVVLMSLKQNLSKSFSSYLFGSIVAVSDIQLKLIAVVAAAGLLYFIVLRRPLYSLTFDEETASISGVHTGLLSFSFAVLTGMTVAAAMPVVGVLLVSALIVLPASIALRIASGFTTAILIAVSTGLLGVFSGLTASYYINTPPGGTIALILLIFLLTAIGVQKLLRLKQRRSKYRRPLKQPEIHSKP, from the coding sequence CTGGACATGTTTAGTTACGAATTCATGCAGCGCGCATTTTGGGCCGGGGGCCTGATTGGTATAATCGGTCCGCTGCTTGGCGTATATCTGATGCTGCGCCGCCAGGTGCTGATGGCTGATACGCTGTCGCATGTATCGCTTGCCGGGGTAGCACTGGGCACGGTGCTGCAGCTGAATCCGGCACTCAGCGGCTTTGCGGTTGCCGTCACCGGCGGGATCGTCATCGAGCAGCTGCGCCGTTCTTACCGTACATACAGCGAGCTTCCGGTAGCAATCATCATGACTTCGGGGCTGGCGCTAGCGGTTGTACTGATGAGCCTGAAGCAGAATCTGAGCAAGAGCTTCAGCTCCTATCTGTTTGGCTCTATCGTCGCCGTCAGTGATATACAGCTAAAGCTTATCGCGGTTGTCGCAGCCGCCGGATTGCTCTATTTCATCGTTTTACGCAGGCCGCTGTACAGTCTGACCTTTGACGAAGAAACCGCCAGCATAAGCGGTGTGCATACAGGGCTGCTGTCCTTTTCGTTTGCTGTGCTTACGGGAATGACTGTTGCCGCTGCTATGCCGGTAGTCGGTGTGCTGCTGGTATCCGCGCTGATTGTGCTCCCGGCATCGATCGCCCTACGGATCGCTTCCGGTTTCACCACCGCAATACTAATTGCTGTGTCCACAGGGCTGCTTGGAGTTTTCAGCGGTCTGACCGCATCCTATTATATCAATACGCCTCCGGGAGGCACGATTGCCCTTATTCTGCTTATATTCCTGCTGACAGCAATCGGGGTTCAGAAGCTGCTCAGGCTGAAGCAGCGACGCAGCAAATATAGAAGACCTTTGAAGCAACCCGAAATTCATTCCAAACCATAG